A section of the Ranitomeya imitator isolate aRanImi1 chromosome 7, aRanImi1.pri, whole genome shotgun sequence genome encodes:
- the LOC138646065 gene encoding uncharacterized protein — translation MPSPLPLTPNSITSRHPPYPAVLRTVLPPALCQPHTMPSPLPLTPHSITPRCPPYPAVLRTVLPPALCHPHTMPSPLALTPHSITPRCPPYPAVLRTVLPPALCHPHTMPSPLALTPHSITPRCPPYPAVLRTVLPPALCHPHTMPSPLALTPHSITPRCPPYPAVLRTGLPPALRHPHTMPSPLPLTPNSITSRHPPYPAVLCTVLPPALCQPHTMPSPLPLTPNSITSRRPPYPAILRTVLPPALRHPHTMPSPLPLTPNSITSRHPPYPAVLCTVLPPALCQPHTMPSPLPLTPNSITSRRPPYPAILRTVLPPALRHPHTMPSPLPLTPHSITPRCPPYPAVLRTVLPPALRHPHTMPSPLALTPHSITPRCPPYPAILRTVLPPALCQPHTMPSPLPLTPNSITSRRPPYPAILRTVLPPALRHPHTMPSPLPLTPHSITPRRPPYPAVLRTVLPPALRQPHTMPSPLALTPHSITPRCPPYPAVLRTVLPPALRHPHTMPSPLALTPHSITPRCPPYPAVLHTVLPPALCQPHTMPSPLPLTPNSITSRRPPYPAILRTVLPPALRHPHTMPSPLPLTSHSITSRRPPYPAILRTVLPPALRHPHTMPSPLPLTPHSITPRRPPYPAVLRTVLPPALRQPHTMPSPLALTPHSITPRCPQYPAVLRTEINLISDFYICDLPAEISQAPMTQLLLKWEKERKPPG, via the coding sequence ATGCCGTCCCCGCTGCCCCTCACACCCAACTCCATCACCTCCCGCCACCCACCGTACCCTGCCGTCCTCCGCACCGTGCTGCCCCCTGCACTCTGCCAGCCCCACACCATGCCATCCCCGCTGCCGCTCACACCCCACTCCATCACCCCCCGCTGCCCACCGTACCCTGCCGTCCTCCGCACCGTGCTGCCCCCTGCACTCTGCCACCCCCACACCATGCCGTCCCCACTGGCGCTCACACCCCACTCCATCACCCCCCGCTGCCCACCGTACCCTGCCGTCCTCCGCACCGTGCTGCCCCCTGCACTCTGCCACCCCCACACCATGCCGTCCCCACTGGCGCTCACACCCCACTCCATCACCCCCCGCTGCCCACCGTACCCTGCCGTCCTCCGCACCGTGCTGCCCCCTGCACTCTGCCACCCCCACACCATGCCGTCCCCACTGGCGCTCACACCCCACTCCATCACCCCCCGCTGCCCACCGTACCCTGCCGTCCTCCGCACCGGGCTGCCCCCTGCACTCCGCCACCCCCACACCATGCCGTCCCCGCTGCCCCTCACACCCAACTCCATCACCTCCCGCCACCCACCGTACCCTGCCGTCCTCTGCACCGTGCTGCCCCCTGCACTCTGCCAGCCCCACACCATGCCATCCCCGCTGCCCCTCACACCCAACTCCATCACCTCCCGCCGCCCACCGTACCCTGCCATCCTCCGCACCGTGCTGCCCCCTGCACTCCGCCACCCCCACACCATGCCGTCCCCGCTGCCCCTCACACCCAACTCCATCACCTCCCGCCACCCACCGTACCCTGCCGTCCTCTGCACCGTGCTGCCCCCTGCACTCTGCCAGCCCCACACCATGCCATCCCCGCTGCCGCTCACACCCAATTCCATTACCTCCCGCCGCCCACCGTACCCTGCCATCCTCCGCACCGTGCTGCCCCCTGCACTCCGCCACCCCCACACCATGCCGTCCCCGCTGCCGCTCACACCCCACTCCATCACCCCCCGCTGCCCACCGTACCCTGCCGTCCTCCGCACCGTGCTGCCCCCTGCACTCCGCCACCCCCACACCATGCCGTCCCCGCTGGCGCTCACACCCCACTCCATCACCCCCCGCTGCCCACCGTATCCTGCCATCCTCCGCACCGTGCTGCCCCCTGCACTCTGCCAGCCCCACACCATGCCATCCCCGCTGCCGCTCACACCCAACTCCATCACCTCCCGCCGCCCACCGTACCCTGCCATCCTCCGCACCGTGCTGCCCCCTGCACTCCGCCACCCCCACACCATGCCGTCCCCGCTGCCGCTCACACCCCACTCCATCACCCCCCGCCGCCCACCGTACCCTGCCGTCCTCCGCACCGTGCTGCCCCCTGCACTCCGCCAGCCTCACACCATGCCATCCCCGCTGGCGCTCACACCCCACTCCATCACCCCCCGCTGCCCACCGTACCCTGCCGTCCTCCGCACCGTGCTGCCCCCTGCACTCCGCCACCCCCACACCATGCCGTCCCCGCTGGCGCTCACACCCCACTCCATCACCCCCCGCTGCCCACCGTACCCTGCCGTCCTCCACACCGTGCTGCCCCCTGCACTCTGCCAGCCCCACACCATGCCATCCCCGCTGCCGCTCACACCCAACTCCATCACCTCCCGCCGCCCACCGTACCCTGCCATCCTCCGCACCGTGCTGCCCCCTGCACTCCGCCACCCCCACACCATGCCGTCCCCGCTGCCCCTCACATCCCACTCCATCACCTCCCGCCGCCCACCGTACCCTGCCATCCTCCGCACCGTGCTGCCCCCTGCACTCCGCCACCCCCACACCATGCCGTCCCCGCTGCCCCTCACACCCCACTCCATCACCCCCCGCCGCCCACCGTACCCTGCCGTCCTCCGCACCGTGCTGCCTCCTGCACTCCGCCAGCCTCACACCATGCCGTCCCCGCTGGCGCTCACACCCCACTCCATCACCCCCCGCTGCCCACAATACCCTGCCGTCCTCCGCACC